In the genome of Pseudomonas protegens, one region contains:
- a CDS encoding substrate-binding periplasmic protein encodes MDVRRVLLVLLVVWSCGVRANELQAQPQHIRIASEEWSQYTEANGEGLAWDILREVFEPQGVRIERSSVPYTRSVGLVQRGEADAQVGAYRDESPGLLYPRWNYDTDHIYSLGLASNPELTLANLGSYRLVWVRGYKYQDYLPNARRYNEIRRRIGILPMLQYGRADYYIDAQTEISYVLGQAQDPSQFKVSHLAELPLYLGFADTPRGRALLALYDRRMEQLVKDGVLRPIFQRWKQPYPFDGSPQPAPR; translated from the coding sequence CGGGCCAACGAGTTGCAGGCGCAACCCCAGCACATTCGCATCGCCAGTGAAGAATGGAGCCAGTACACCGAAGCCAACGGCGAAGGCCTGGCCTGGGACATTCTGCGTGAAGTGTTCGAGCCCCAAGGGGTGCGCATCGAGCGCAGCAGCGTGCCTTACACCCGTTCGGTGGGCCTGGTGCAGCGTGGTGAAGCGGATGCGCAAGTGGGCGCCTATCGCGACGAATCCCCCGGCTTGCTGTATCCGCGCTGGAACTACGACACCGACCACATCTACTCCCTGGGGCTGGCCAGCAACCCCGAGCTGACCCTGGCCAACCTCGGCAGTTACCGTCTGGTCTGGGTGCGTGGCTACAAGTACCAGGACTACCTGCCCAATGCCCGGCGCTACAACGAGATTCGCCGGCGCATCGGCATCCTGCCGATGTTGCAGTACGGCCGGGCCGACTATTACATCGACGCCCAGACCGAGATCAGCTATGTGCTCGGCCAAGCCCAGGACCCGAGCCAGTTCAAGGTCAGCCACCTGGCCGAGTTGCCCCTGTACCTGGGCTTTGCCGACACCCCCCGCGGCCGTGCCTTGCTTGCCTTGTACGACCGGCGCATGGAGCAGTTGGTGAAAGACGGTGTGTTGCGGCCGATCTTCCAGCGCTGGAAGCAGCCTTATCCGTTCGACGGGAGCCCGCAGCCAGCGCCCCGTTGA
- the ribA gene encoding GTP cyclohydrolase II — protein sequence MPVVFVAASKLPTPFAQFTMHGFLDEATGREHVVLSLGDIADGAPVLGRLHSECLTGDALFSQRCDCGSQLEAALRAIAREGRGVLLYLRQEGRGIGLLNKIRAYELQDGGADTVEANERLGFAADQRDYAMCLPMLEHLGVKALRLMTNNPRKVKALTDMGIQVAERVPLHTGHNPHNKLYLATKASKLDHMMGNEHQGEVDRA from the coding sequence GTGCCCGTCGTTTTTGTTGCCGCTTCCAAGCTGCCTACGCCTTTTGCGCAATTCACCATGCATGGTTTTCTCGATGAAGCCACCGGTCGCGAGCACGTGGTGCTCAGCCTGGGCGATATCGCCGATGGCGCGCCGGTTCTCGGCCGCCTGCACTCCGAATGCCTGACCGGCGACGCCCTGTTCAGCCAGCGTTGCGATTGCGGCTCGCAACTGGAAGCTGCCTTGCGCGCCATTGCCCGGGAAGGTCGTGGGGTGCTGCTGTACCTGCGTCAGGAAGGGCGCGGCATTGGCCTGTTGAACAAGATCCGTGCCTACGAGCTGCAAGATGGCGGCGCCGATACCGTGGAAGCCAACGAGCGCCTGGGCTTTGCCGCGGACCAGCGTGACTACGCCATGTGCCTGCCGATGCTCGAGCATCTGGGGGTCAAGGCGTTGCGGCTGATGACCAACAACCCGCGCAAGGTCAAGGCGTTGACCGACATGGGCATCCAGGTCGCCGAGCGGGTGCCGCTGCACACCGGGCACAACCCGCACAACAAGCTGTACCTGGCGACCAAGGCCAGCAAGCTCGACCACATGATGGGCAACGAGCACCAGGGCGAGGTCGACCGCGCGTGA
- a CDS encoding cobalamin-binding protein encodes MWRWLAVLCLLAGTPALAAQRVVSLAPSLSEIVVELGAADRLVGVLDAGERLPELKDVPSVGRYGQLDMERLLSLKPDLLLLWPASVGPAQRDQLARLGIPVYVAEPHDFQQLLAQIAEIGQRLGRSAAARQLSTQLSAQLAGLRERYHRDPQLPVFYQVWDQPLYTVGGGQIISEALSVCGARNVFADQHLPAPQVSIESVLQRNPQAILATAQGQLDAWKAWPQIAAVQQGRLLLVRDKGLERPSGQMVAATAKLCALIAPER; translated from the coding sequence ATGTGGCGCTGGCTGGCGGTCCTGTGCCTGCTGGCCGGCACTCCGGCCCTGGCGGCGCAGCGGGTGGTCAGCCTGGCACCGTCACTGTCGGAGATCGTTGTTGAGCTGGGCGCCGCCGATCGGCTGGTCGGGGTGCTGGATGCCGGCGAACGGCTGCCGGAGCTCAAGGACGTGCCCTCGGTCGGGCGTTACGGCCAGTTGGACATGGAGCGCCTGCTCAGCCTCAAGCCCGATTTGCTGCTGCTCTGGCCCGCCAGTGTCGGCCCGGCCCAGCGCGATCAGCTGGCCCGCCTGGGCATTCCCGTCTACGTTGCCGAACCCCATGATTTCCAGCAGTTGCTGGCGCAGATCGCCGAGATCGGCCAGCGCCTGGGTCGGTCCGCGGCGGCCCGGCAATTGTCCACGCAATTGAGCGCACAGTTGGCCGGGTTGCGTGAGCGCTATCACCGCGATCCCCAGTTGCCGGTGTTCTATCAAGTCTGGGATCAGCCGCTGTACACCGTGGGCGGCGGGCAGATCATCAGTGAAGCCTTGAGTGTCTGCGGGGCGCGCAATGTATTTGCCGACCAGCACCTGCCGGCGCCCCAGGTCAGCATCGAATCGGTATTGCAGCGTAATCCGCAGGCGATCCTGGCCACCGCCCAGGGGCAGCTGGATGCCTGGAAGGCCTGGCCGCAGATCGCGGCGGTGCAGCAGGGACGGTTGTTGCTGGTGAGGGACAAGGGCCTGGAACGGCCCAGCGGGCAGATGGTCGCGGCCACTGCCAAGCTCTGTGCCTTGATCGCACCTGAGCGCTGA
- a CDS encoding TonB-dependent receptor plug domain-containing protein, whose translation MKLSRLALPLCLLPCTDLLADSSERDQALKLPEMLISANRQVEARNDSSAANTVFTREDIDRLQPTSLTDLLQRVPGVQVAQSGGRGNLPNIFIRGTSSAQSLVLVDGQRISSSSSGDSNLQFISVEQIERVEVLRGSRSVIYGSDAIGGVIQIFTRRGADSGLHGRMRVAAGSNQTWERSLGLSGGDAQTRFSLGANLDESAGIDWTHASYPSDADHDGYRNQSLSLTLSHALSDDLEAGFNLLDNRGRSRYDEPFGPEQDPYTDFTVSSVSGFIDATVNDRWQSRLELGHSENRDLKPDKLSDQRSVFNTYRDSLAWQNDLRLNAQHSLILGADWYQDRLNTGPTFFIDNTPLYFAEDHRWNRAAFIQHRFQGQSFSTELGLRRDQNQQYGSQNTWSGTLTLPLNPDNDLLLSYSEGFRAPNFSDLYYPGFSNPDLKPEHSRSYELQWRSQLTPSSRLETSVYRTDIRDAIIFDFAAQRPENIGSARINGLETALKQEWFGWQSSLGAAIIDPRNRQSGEQLPRRARRTLNLDLDRQFEQLGLGASWQLVSDSREDQSPQKQARLSGYGLVGLRSSWAVNREIRLDLKLDNLFDQSYSRALYHYDSNNYGYRSEGRTWMLGVTWTPEL comes from the coding sequence ATGAAACTCTCTCGCCTGGCCCTGCCACTTTGCCTTCTGCCCTGCACCGATCTGCTGGCCGACAGCTCCGAGCGCGATCAGGCCCTGAAACTGCCGGAGATGCTGATCAGCGCCAACCGCCAGGTGGAAGCACGCAACGACAGCAGCGCCGCCAACACCGTGTTCACCCGGGAAGACATCGACCGCCTGCAACCCACCAGCCTGACCGACCTGCTGCAGCGGGTGCCCGGGGTCCAGGTTGCCCAGAGCGGCGGACGCGGCAACCTGCCGAACATTTTCATTCGTGGCACCAGCTCGGCCCAGAGCCTGGTGCTGGTGGATGGCCAGCGCATCAGCAGTTCATCCTCCGGCGACAGCAACCTGCAATTCATCAGCGTCGAGCAGATCGAACGGGTGGAAGTGCTGCGTGGCTCGCGCTCGGTGATCTACGGCAGCGACGCCATTGGCGGGGTGATCCAGATCTTCACCCGGCGCGGCGCCGACTCGGGGCTGCATGGGCGCATGCGTGTCGCCGCTGGCAGCAACCAGACCTGGGAACGCAGCCTGGGCCTTTCCGGCGGCGACGCCCAGACCCGCTTCAGCCTCGGCGCCAACCTGGATGAAAGCGCCGGAATCGACTGGACCCACGCCTCCTACCCCAGCGATGCAGATCACGATGGCTACCGCAACCAATCCCTGAGCCTCACCCTCAGCCATGCCCTCAGCGACGATCTGGAAGCGGGCTTCAACCTGCTGGATAACCGAGGCCGCAGCCGTTATGACGAACCGTTCGGCCCGGAGCAGGACCCTTACACCGACTTCACCGTCAGCAGTGTCAGCGGCTTTATCGATGCAACAGTCAATGACCGCTGGCAGTCGCGACTGGAGCTGGGCCACAGCGAGAACCGCGACCTCAAGCCCGATAAGCTCAGCGACCAACGCAGCGTGTTCAACACCTACCGCGACTCGCTGGCCTGGCAGAACGATCTGCGCCTGAATGCCCAGCACAGCCTGATCCTTGGCGCCGACTGGTACCAGGACCGACTCAATACCGGTCCGACCTTTTTCATCGACAACACCCCGTTGTACTTCGCCGAAGACCACCGCTGGAATCGCGCAGCCTTTATCCAGCATCGGTTTCAAGGCCAGAGCTTCTCCACCGAACTGGGCCTGCGCCGTGACCAGAACCAGCAGTACGGCAGCCAGAACACCTGGAGCGGCACCCTGACCCTGCCGCTGAATCCGGACAACGACCTGCTGCTGTCCTACAGCGAAGGCTTCCGGGCACCGAACTTCAGCGACCTGTATTACCCGGGCTTCAGCAACCCGGACCTCAAGCCGGAGCACTCCAGAAGCTACGAACTGCAATGGCGCAGCCAACTGACGCCAAGCAGCCGCCTGGAAACGTCGGTGTACCGCACCGATATCAGGGACGCGATCATCTTCGACTTCGCCGCGCAGCGCCCGGAGAACATCGGCTCGGCGCGAATCAATGGCCTGGAAACGGCCCTGAAACAGGAGTGGTTCGGCTGGCAGAGCAGCCTTGGCGCGGCCATCATCGACCCGCGCAACCGTCAGAGCGGAGAGCAGCTGCCTCGCCGGGCCAGGCGCACCCTGAACCTGGATCTGGACCGGCAGTTCGAGCAGTTGGGCCTGGGCGCCAGTTGGCAACTGGTCAGCGATAGCCGTGAAGATCAGTCCCCACAGAAGCAGGCGCGCCTGAGCGGCTATGGACTGGTGGGATTGCGCAGCAGCTGGGCCGTCAATCGCGAGATCAGACTGGACCTGAAGCTCGACAATCTTTTCGACCAGTCCTACTCCCGAGCGCTCTACCACTACGACAGCAACAACTATGGCTATCGCAGCGAAGGCCGCACCTGGATGCTCGGCGTGACCTGGACGCCCGAGCTGTAA
- the dxs gene encoding 1-deoxy-D-xylulose-5-phosphate synthase: MPTTFHEIPRKRPTTPLLDRAQTPDGLRRLGEAELETLADELRLELLYTVGQTGGHFGAGLGVIELTIALHYVFDTPDDRLVWDVGHQAYPHKILTGRREQMASLRQKDGLAAFPRRSESEYDTFGVGHSSTSISAALGMAIAARLQHSERKAIAVIGDGALTAGMAFEALNHAPEVDANMLVILNDNDMSISRNVGGLSNYLAKILSSRTYASMREGSKKVLSRLPGAWEIARRTEEYAKGMLVPGTLFEELGWNYIGPIDGHDLPTLIATLRNMRDLKGPQFLHVVTKKGKGFAPAEVDPIGYHAITKLEPLDAPAAAPKKAGGPKYSGVFGEWLCDMAAADPRLVGITPAMKEGSDLVAFSERFPLRYFDVAIAEQHAVTLAAGMACEGAKPVVAIYSTFLQRGYDQLIHDVAVQNLDVLFAIDRAGLVGEDGPTHAGSFDLSYLRCIPGMLVMTPSDENELRKMLSTGHLYNGPAAVRYPRGTGPNAPIDKDLEPIEIGKGVIRRQGKQVALLVFGVQLAEALQVAEKLDATVVDMRFVKPLDEALVREIAGSHELLVTIEENAIMGGAGGAVSEFLARESILKPILHLGLPDAYVEHAKPAQMLAECGLDEAGIEASVRQRLALLGLA; encoded by the coding sequence ATGCCCACGACGTTTCATGAGATTCCCCGCAAACGCCCGACCACGCCGCTGCTCGACCGTGCCCAGACGCCGGACGGCCTGCGCCGGTTAGGCGAAGCCGAGCTGGAAACCCTGGCCGATGAATTGCGCCTGGAATTGCTCTACACGGTCGGCCAGACCGGCGGGCATTTCGGTGCCGGCCTTGGCGTCATCGAGCTGACCATCGCGTTGCATTACGTGTTCGACACCCCGGACGACCGGCTGGTGTGGGACGTGGGTCACCAGGCGTATCCGCACAAGATCCTCACCGGTCGTCGCGAACAGATGGCCAGCCTGCGCCAGAAAGACGGCCTGGCCGCCTTCCCGCGGCGCTCCGAGAGCGAGTACGACACCTTTGGCGTCGGCCACTCCAGCACCTCCATCAGTGCCGCGCTGGGCATGGCCATCGCCGCCCGCCTGCAGCACAGCGAGCGCAAGGCCATCGCGGTGATCGGCGACGGCGCCCTGACCGCGGGCATGGCCTTCGAGGCGCTGAACCACGCGCCGGAAGTGGACGCCAACATGCTGGTGATCCTCAACGACAACGACATGTCGATCTCGCGCAATGTCGGCGGGCTGTCCAACTACCTGGCCAAGATCCTCTCCAGCCGCACCTACGCCAGCATGCGCGAAGGCAGCAAGAAAGTGCTGTCGCGCCTGCCCGGTGCCTGGGAAATCGCCCGCCGCACCGAAGAATACGCCAAGGGCATGCTGGTCCCCGGCACCCTGTTCGAAGAACTGGGCTGGAACTACATCGGCCCCATCGACGGCCACGACCTGCCGACCCTGATCGCCACCCTGCGCAACATGCGCGACCTCAAGGGCCCGCAGTTCCTGCATGTGGTGACCAAGAAGGGCAAGGGCTTCGCCCCGGCGGAAGTCGACCCGATCGGCTACCACGCGATCACCAAGCTGGAGCCCCTGGACGCTCCGGCAGCCGCGCCGAAAAAGGCCGGCGGTCCGAAGTATTCCGGCGTCTTCGGCGAGTGGCTGTGCGACATGGCCGCCGCCGACCCGCGGCTGGTGGGCATCACCCCGGCGATGAAGGAAGGCTCGGACCTGGTGGCCTTCAGCGAGCGGTTCCCGCTGCGCTATTTCGACGTGGCGATTGCCGAGCAGCACGCGGTGACCCTGGCGGCCGGCATGGCCTGCGAAGGCGCCAAGCCGGTGGTGGCGATCTACTCCACCTTCCTGCAGCGCGGCTACGACCAACTGATCCACGACGTGGCGGTGCAGAACCTCGACGTGCTGTTCGCCATCGACCGCGCCGGCCTGGTGGGCGAAGACGGCCCGACCCACGCCGGCAGCTTCGACCTGTCCTACCTGCGCTGCATCCCCGGCATGCTGGTGATGACCCCGAGCGACGAGAACGAGCTGCGCAAGATGCTCAGCACCGGGCACCTGTACAACGGCCCGGCAGCCGTGCGTTACCCGCGCGGCACCGGCCCCAACGCGCCGATCGACAAGGACCTGGAGCCGATCGAGATCGGCAAGGGCGTGATCCGCCGCCAGGGCAAGCAAGTGGCCCTGCTGGTATTCGGCGTGCAACTGGCCGAGGCCCTGCAAGTGGCCGAAAAGCTCGACGCCACCGTGGTCGACATGCGTTTCGTCAAACCCCTGGATGAAGCCCTGGTGCGCGAGATCGCCGGCAGCCATGAACTGCTGGTGACCATCGAAGAGAACGCCATCATGGGCGGCGCCGGTGGCGCCGTCAGCGAGTTCCTGGCCCGCGAAAGCATCCTCAAGCCGATCCTGCACCTGGGCTTGCCCGACGCCTACGTCGAGCACGCCAAGCCGGCGCAGATGCTCGCCGAATGCGGCCTCGACGAAGCCGGCATCGAAGCTTCGGTGCGCCAGCGCCTGGCGCTGCTGGGCCTGGCTTGA
- the ispA gene encoding (2E,6E)-farnesyl diphosphate synthase — MIAAYQATSQARVDAALHTLFTAPSPELARLYEAMRYSVMNGGKRVRPLLAYAACEALGGRPEQANGAACAVELIHAYSLVHDDLPAMDDDDLRRGQPTTHKAFDEACAILAGDGLQSLAFSALLDPGLSDASAEIRLRMVTTLAQAAGPAGMVGGQAIDLGSVGLKLDQKALEYMHRHKTGALIEAAVILGALASGRAEKDELKALQTYAQAIGLAFQVQDDILDVESDTATLGKRQGADIARDKPTYPALLGLAAAKEYALELRDQALHALRPFDAAAEPLRELARYIVERRH, encoded by the coding sequence ATGATTGCCGCTTATCAGGCCACCAGCCAGGCCCGCGTCGACGCTGCACTGCACACCCTGTTCACCGCTCCAAGCCCCGAACTTGCCCGCCTTTATGAAGCCATGCGCTACAGCGTGATGAATGGCGGCAAGCGCGTGCGCCCGCTGCTGGCCTATGCCGCCTGCGAGGCGCTGGGCGGCAGGCCCGAGCAAGCCAACGGCGCCGCCTGCGCGGTGGAACTGATTCACGCCTACTCCCTGGTCCACGACGACCTGCCGGCGATGGACGATGACGATCTGCGTCGCGGCCAGCCGACCACCCACAAGGCCTTCGACGAAGCCTGCGCGATCCTCGCCGGCGACGGCCTGCAGAGCCTGGCCTTCAGCGCCCTGCTGGACCCGGGCCTGAGCGACGCCAGCGCCGAGATCCGCCTGCGCATGGTCACCACCCTGGCCCAGGCCGCAGGCCCGGCGGGCATGGTCGGTGGCCAGGCCATCGACCTGGGTTCGGTGGGGCTCAAGCTCGACCAGAAGGCCCTGGAGTACATGCACCGGCACAAGACCGGCGCGCTGATCGAAGCCGCCGTGATTCTCGGCGCCCTGGCCAGCGGCCGGGCGGAAAAAGACGAACTCAAGGCCCTGCAGACCTACGCTCAAGCTATCGGCCTGGCGTTCCAGGTGCAGGACGACATCCTCGACGTCGAAAGCGATACCGCGACCCTGGGCAAGCGCCAAGGCGCCGACATCGCCCGGGATAAACCGACCTACCCGGCACTGCTGGGCCTGGCCGCGGCCAAGGAATACGCGCTGGAGCTGCGGGACCAGGCGCTGCATGCGCTGCGTCCGTTTGACGCAGCGGCCGAGCCCCTGCGCGAGCTGGCGCGGTATATCGTCGAGCGGCGCCACTGA
- a CDS encoding exodeoxyribonuclease VII small subunit — translation MARKKAALDFEQSLADLQTLVERLENGELSLEDSLTAFEQGIGLTRDCQAALAQAEQKVQILLERDGELAEQPFDAEQPE, via the coding sequence ATGGCCCGCAAAAAAGCTGCCTTAGATTTCGAACAATCCCTCGCCGACCTGCAAACCCTGGTCGAGCGTCTGGAGAACGGCGAGCTGTCGCTGGAAGACTCGTTGACCGCCTTTGAACAAGGCATCGGCCTGACCCGTGACTGCCAGGCGGCCCTGGCCCAGGCCGAGCAGAAGGTGCAGATCCTGCTGGAGCGCGACGGCGAACTGGCCGAACAGCCCTTCGATGCGGAACAGCCAGAATGA
- a CDS encoding MFS transporter, translating into MNLTLLTFPALYCATLLMLAGNGLFFSFIGLRLTSDGVGELWIGGLTAAYYAGMVCGAKFGHRMIAAVGHIRSYVACAGAATMIVLLHLLFEALWLWLALRFITGLVMMNQYMVIESWLNEQAGNQQRGAVFAGYMVAVSLGLMLGQGVLIWRPELDFKPLLIVALCFAACLLPVALTRRLHPAKLEAAPLQIGFFWRRVPQALSTVFITGLLVGSFYALAPVFITLSGLDTAQAGTFVAVAILAGLCGQWPLGWLSDRLDRARLIRACALLLCLVTVPLWGLFSLSFSWLLLFACLSGLLLFSLYPLAVALANDHIEQPQRVALSAMLLATHGVGACLGPLLSGALMNLYGHNAFYLMFSLFALLLAWRVQPSKVNGEFPVEAEAGSR; encoded by the coding sequence ATGAACCTGACCCTGCTGACCTTCCCCGCGCTCTACTGCGCCACCCTGTTGATGCTCGCCGGCAACGGGCTGTTCTTCAGTTTTATCGGCCTGCGCCTGACCAGCGACGGGGTCGGCGAGCTGTGGATCGGCGGCCTGACCGCCGCCTACTACGCCGGCATGGTCTGCGGCGCCAAGTTCGGCCATCGGATGATCGCCGCGGTGGGCCACATCCGTTCCTATGTGGCCTGCGCGGGTGCCGCGACCATGATCGTGCTCCTGCACCTGCTGTTCGAGGCGCTGTGGTTGTGGCTGGCGCTGCGCTTCATCACCGGCCTGGTGATGATGAACCAGTACATGGTGATCGAGAGCTGGCTCAACGAGCAGGCCGGCAACCAGCAGCGCGGTGCGGTGTTCGCCGGCTACATGGTGGCGGTGTCCCTGGGCCTGATGCTTGGCCAGGGCGTGCTGATCTGGCGCCCCGAGCTGGACTTCAAGCCGCTGCTGATCGTCGCCCTGTGCTTCGCCGCCTGCCTGTTGCCGGTCGCCCTGACCCGCCGCCTGCACCCGGCCAAACTGGAAGCGGCGCCGCTGCAGATCGGTTTTTTCTGGCGCCGGGTGCCGCAAGCCCTGAGCACGGTATTCATCACCGGACTGCTGGTCGGTTCGTTCTACGCCCTGGCACCGGTGTTCATCACCTTGAGCGGCCTGGACACGGCCCAGGCCGGCACCTTTGTCGCCGTGGCGATCCTCGCCGGCCTGTGCGGCCAGTGGCCGCTCGGCTGGCTTTCGGATCGCCTGGATCGCGCGCGGCTGATCCGCGCCTGTGCGCTGCTGCTGTGCCTGGTGACTGTGCCTTTGTGGGGGCTGTTCAGCTTGTCGTTCTCCTGGTTGCTACTGTTCGCCTGCCTCAGCGGCCTGCTGCTGTTCAGCCTCTACCCGCTGGCGGTCGCCCTGGCCAACGACCACATCGAGCAACCCCAACGCGTGGCCCTGAGCGCCATGCTCCTGGCCACCCACGGCGTCGGTGCCTGCCTGGGCCCGCTGCTCAGCGGGGCATTGATGAACCTCTACGGCCACAACGCTTTCTACCTGATGTTTTCGCTGTTCGCCCTGCTGCTGGCCTGGCGGGTACAACCGAGCAAGGTCAACGGGGAGTTCCCGGTCGAGGCCGAGGCCGGATCCCGCTGA
- a CDS encoding LysR substrate-binding domain-containing protein, translating into MSHRNVDLPPLNCLQPFEAVARHLSFTRAAQELNLTQSAVSRQIKRLEENLARPLFHRHNLGISLTPAGERYFRTIQRLLRELDRESAELRRRGAERQLTLASTPTISSIWLARLLPAFQSLYPELDIRILCSESPSHLDVSEYDLGLFYHLDELPAPLGLELTPVFAGEQVICVCSPDYLSRKGPIRDPQHLLQEHRLLIVEDHYHDWLTWSDWFSAVGATYHSPQHALRTNSYQLLMQSAVMGQGVALGWESLLQDELAAGRLQRALPHCMPSRGRLNLMQPHHRNPPAAVRRFRQWLLEHTHLAHETGP; encoded by the coding sequence ATGTCGCATCGCAACGTCGATCTGCCCCCCCTCAACTGCCTGCAGCCTTTCGAGGCCGTGGCCCGTCATTTGAGCTTTACCCGGGCCGCCCAGGAACTGAACCTGACCCAGAGCGCGGTCAGCCGTCAGATCAAGCGGCTGGAGGAAAACCTCGCCCGACCGCTGTTCCACCGCCACAACCTGGGCATCAGCCTGACCCCGGCGGGGGAGCGCTACTTTCGCACCATCCAACGCCTGCTGCGGGAACTGGACCGCGAGTCGGCGGAACTGCGCCGACGCGGCGCCGAGCGCCAGCTGACCCTGGCCAGCACCCCGACCATCAGCTCGATCTGGCTGGCGCGCCTGCTGCCTGCGTTCCAGAGCCTGTATCCGGAGCTGGACATCCGCATCCTCTGCAGCGAAAGCCCGTCGCACCTGGATGTCAGCGAGTACGACCTGGGACTGTTCTATCACCTGGACGAGCTGCCGGCGCCCCTGGGCCTGGAGCTGACCCCGGTATTTGCCGGGGAGCAGGTGATCTGCGTCTGCAGCCCGGACTACCTGAGCCGCAAGGGACCGATTCGCGACCCGCAACACCTGCTGCAGGAACACCGGCTGCTGATCGTCGAAGACCACTATCACGACTGGCTGACCTGGTCCGACTGGTTCAGCGCCGTGGGCGCGACCTATCACTCCCCGCAACACGCCCTGCGCACCAACAGCTACCAGTTGCTGATGCAATCGGCGGTGATGGGCCAGGGCGTGGCCCTGGGCTGGGAAAGCCTGCTGCAGGACGAACTCGCCGCCGGACGCCTGCAACGCGCGCTGCCGCACTGCATGCCCAGCCGCGGGCGCCTGAACCTGATGCAACCGCACCACCGCAATCCCCCAGCCGCCGTGCGCCGCTTTCGCCAATGGCTGCTGGAACACACCCACCTCGCCCACGAAACCGGTCCTTGA